In Helicobacter pylori, a single genomic region encodes these proteins:
- a CDS encoding DEAD/DEAH box helicase — translation MELNQPPLPTEIDDDAYHKPSFNDLGLKESVLKSVYEAGFTSPSPIQEKAIPAVLQGRDVIAQAQTGTGKTAAFALPIINNLKNNHTIEALVITPTRELAMQISDEIFKLGKHTRTKTVCVYGGQSVKKQCEFIKKNPQVMIATPGRLLDHLKNERIHKFVPKVVVLDESDEMLDMGFLDDIEEIFDYLPSEAQILLFSATMPEPIKRLADKILENPIKIHIAPSNITNTDITQRFYVINEHERSEAIMRLLDTQAPKKSIVFTRTKKEADELHQFLASKNYKSTALHGDMDQRDRRSSIMAFKKNDADVLVATDVASRGLDISGVSHVFNYHLPLNTESYIHRIGRTGRAGKKGMAITLVTPLEYKELLRMQKEIDSEIELFEIPTINENQIIKTLHDAKVSEGIISLYEQLTEIFEPSQLVLKLLSLQFETSKIGLNQQEIDAIQNPKEKTPKTPNKKTHPHERARSFKKGQHRDRHPKTNHHSKKPKRR, via the coding sequence ATGGAATTGAATCAACCACCACTCCCTACAGAAATTGATGATGACGCTTATCATAAGCCGAGTTTTAATGATTTGGGCTTAAAAGAATCGGTTTTAAAATCCGTTTATGAAGCCGGTTTCACTTCCCCAAGCCCCATTCAAGAAAAGGCCATTCCGGCTGTTTTGCAAGGCCGAGATGTCATCGCACAAGCCCAAACAGGCACAGGAAAAACCGCCGCTTTCGCTCTGCCCATTATCAACAATCTTAAAAACAACCACACCATAGAGGCCCTAGTGATCACGCCCACTAGAGAATTAGCCATGCAAATTAGCGATGAGATTTTCAAATTGGGCAAACACACCAGGACTAAAACCGTGTGCGTGTATGGAGGCCAGAGCGTTAAAAAACAATGCGAATTTATTAAGAAAAACCCCCAAGTGATGATCGCTACACCAGGAAGATTGTTGGATCATTTAAAAAACGAACGCATCCATAAATTTGTGCCTAAAGTGGTCGTTTTAGATGAAAGCGATGAAATGCTAGATATGGGGTTTTTAGACGACATTGAAGAGATTTTTGACTACCTTCCTAGCGAAGCGCAGATCTTGCTTTTTTCAGCCACGATGCCAGAGCCGATTAAAAGACTAGCGGATAAGATTTTAGAAAACCCTATTAAAATCCATATCGCTCCTTCTAATATCACCAACACCGACATCACCCAACGCTTTTATGTGATCAACGAACATGAAAGATCTGAAGCGATCATGCGCCTTTTAGACACCCAAGCACCCAAAAAGAGCATTGTTTTCACGCGCACTAAAAAAGAAGCCGATGAATTGCACCAATTCCTTGCTTCTAAAAATTACAAAAGCACCGCCTTGCATGGGGATATGGATCAAAGGGATCGCCGCTCTTCTATCATGGCGTTTAAAAAAAATGACGCTGACGTGTTAGTGGCTACGGATGTGGCGAGCCGTGGGCTAGACATTAGCGGTGTAAGCCATGTGTTCAATTACCATTTGCCCCTAAACACCGAGAGCTATATCCATCGCATTGGGAGAACCGGGCGAGCGGGCAAAAAAGGCATGGCGATCACTTTAGTAACTCCTTTAGAATACAAAGAGCTTTTACGCATGCAAAAAGAAATTGATTCAGAGATTGAACTTTTTGAAATCCCCACCATTAACGAAAATCAGATCATCAAAACCTTGCATGACGCTAAAGTGTCTGAAGGGATCATCAGCCTTTATGAACAGCTTACCGAAATTTTTGAGCCGTCTCAATTGGTTTTAAAACTTTTGAGTTTGCAGTTTGAAACCAGCAAAATTGGCTTAAACCAGCAAGAAATTGATGCGATTCAAAACCCTAAAGAAAAAACGCCAAAAACCCCTAACAAAAAAACGCACCCGCATGAGCGAGCGCGTTCTTTCAAAAAGGGTCAGCACAGAGACAGACACCCTAAAACGAACCACCATTCTAAAAAACCCAAACGCCGTTAA
- a CDS encoding flagellar basal body P-ring protein FlgI produces MKRVFLCLIFVLAFHKLLAEKIGDIASVVGVRDNQLIGYGLVIGLNGTGDKSGSKFTMQSISNMLESVNVKISADDIKSKNVAAVMITASLPPFARQGDKIDIHISSIGDAKSIQGGTLVMTPLNAVDGNIYALAQGAIVSGNSNNLLSANIINGATIEREVSYDLFHKNAMTLSLKSPNFKNAIQVQNTLNKVFGNKVAIALDPKTIQITRPERFSMVEFLALVQEIPINYSAKNKIIVDEKSGTIVSGVDIIVHPIVVTSQDITLKITKEPLNDSKNTQDLDNNMSLDTAHNTLSSNGKNITIAGVVKALQKIGVSAKGMVSILQALKKSGAISAEMEIL; encoded by the coding sequence TTGAAACGGGTGTTTTTGTGTCTTATTTTTGTATTAGCCTTCCACAAGCTTTTGGCCGAAAAAATAGGCGATATAGCGAGCGTGGTGGGCGTAAGGGATAACCAGCTGATTGGTTATGGGCTTGTGATTGGTTTGAATGGCACAGGGGATAAATCCGGCTCAAAATTCACCATGCAATCCATTTCTAACATGCTAGAGAGCGTGAATGTCAAGATCTCTGCAGATGATATTAAATCTAAAAATGTTGCTGCCGTGATGATTACAGCCTCCTTGCCCCCCTTTGCAAGACAGGGCGATAAAATTGATATTCACATTTCTTCTATTGGCGATGCGAAATCCATTCAAGGGGGGACTTTGGTGATGACCCCTTTAAATGCGGTGGATGGGAATATTTACGCCCTCGCTCAAGGGGCTATCGTTTCGGGCAATTCTAATAACTTGCTCTCAGCCAATATCATCAATGGGGCGACTATTGAAAGGGAAGTTTCGTATGATTTGTTCCATAAAAACGCCATGACTTTAAGCCTAAAAAGCCCTAATTTTAAAAACGCTATCCAAGTGCAAAACACCTTAAATAAAGTATTTGGCAATAAAGTAGCCATAGCGCTAGATCCAAAAACCATTCAAATCACTCGCCCAGAGCGTTTTTCTATGGTGGAGTTTTTAGCCTTAGTGCAAGAAATCCCTATTAATTACAGCGCGAAAAATAAGATCATTGTAGATGAAAAATCAGGCACGATCGTTTCAGGAGTGGATATAATAGTGCATCCGATAGTGGTTACAAGCCAAGACATCACGCTTAAAATCACTAAAGAGCCTTTAAATGATTCTAAAAACACGCAGGATTTAGACAATAACATGTCCTTAGACACCGCTCACAACACGCTGAGTTCTAACGGGAAAAACATCACCATTGCCGGGGTGGTAAAAGCCTTACAAAAAATTGGCGTGAGCGCTAAGGGGATGGTTTCAATCTTACAAGCCCTAAAAAAGAGTGGCGCGATTAGCGCTGAAATGGAGATACTATGA
- a CDS encoding GHKL domain-containing protein has product MKKSKRLKRPYLKRSHLKHSNKASSFKGLLKKEDNVISLENFKPKESEDLLENFSNKKDMQELLGLLNQFILQSYKVEKEFKDYKALYEWVIEILPQAIWVMNENGSFFYKNSLANQSHEVFNKAKLENFNTEIEHENKSYLVQQNSIQGKQIITATDISAQKRQERLASMGKISAHLAHEIRNPVGSISLLASVLLKHANEKTKPIVVELQKALWRVERIIKATLLFSKGIQANRTKQSLKTLESDLKEALNCYTYSKDIDFLFNFSDEEGFFDFDLMGIVLQNFLYNAIDAIEALEESEQGQVKIEAFIQNEFIVFTIIDNGKEVENKSALFEPFETTKLKGNGLGLALSLQVVKAHEGSIALLENQEKTFEIKILNAS; this is encoded by the coding sequence ATGAAAAAATCCAAGCGCTTAAAACGCCCTTATTTAAAGCGTTCCCATTTGAAACACTCTAATAAGGCTTCTTCTTTCAAGGGGTTGTTAAAAAAAGAGGATAATGTGATTTCATTAGAGAATTTTAAACCCAAAGAGAGCGAAGATCTATTAGAAAATTTTTCCAACAAAAAAGACATGCAAGAATTGCTAGGGCTTTTAAACCAATTTATTTTGCAAAGCTACAAGGTAGAAAAGGAATTTAAAGATTATAAAGCCCTTTATGAGTGGGTCATAGAGATTTTACCGCAAGCCATTTGGGTGATGAATGAAAACGGGAGCTTTTTTTATAAAAATTCTTTAGCCAATCAAAGCCATGAGGTGTTCAATAAGGCTAAATTAGAAAATTTTAACACTGAAATTGAACATGAAAATAAAAGCTATTTAGTCCAGCAAAACAGCATTCAAGGCAAGCAAATCATCACCGCAACCGATATTAGCGCTCAAAAACGCCAAGAGCGGCTCGCTTCTATGGGGAAAATCTCAGCGCATTTAGCCCATGAGATCAGAAACCCTGTAGGCTCTATCTCCCTTTTAGCTTCGGTGTTATTAAAGCATGCGAACGAAAAGACTAAGCCCATTGTTGTAGAATTGCAAAAAGCTTTATGGCGCGTAGAAAGGATCATTAAAGCCACCTTGCTTTTTTCTAAAGGTATTCAAGCCAACCGCACCAAGCAAAGTTTGAAAACGCTAGAGAGCGATCTCAAAGAAGCCCTAAATTGCTACACTTACTCTAAAGACATTGATTTTCTTTTTAATTTTAGCGACGAAGAAGGGTTTTTTGACTTTGATTTGATGGGGATTGTGTTGCAAAATTTCTTGTATAACGCCATTGATGCGATTGAAGCCTTAGAAGAAAGCGAGCAGGGGCAGGTGAAGATTGAAGCGTTCATTCAAAATGAATTTATCGTCTTCACCATTATTGATAATGGCAAGGAAGTGGAAAACAAAAGCGCTTTATTTGAGCCTTTTGAAACCACCAAATTAAAGGGTAATGGCCTAGGGTTAGCTCTGTCTTTACAAGTCGTTAAAGCCCATGAAGGGAGCATTGCATTATTAGAAAATCAAGAAAAAACCTTTGAAATTAAGATTCTTAACGCTTCTTGA
- a CDS encoding DNA starvation/stationary phase protection protein produces the protein MKTFEILKHLQADAIVLFMKVHNFHWNVKGTDFFNVHKATEEIYEEFADMFDDLAERIAQLGHHPLVTLSEALKLTRVKEETKTSFHSKDIFKEILGDYKHLEKEFKELSNTAEKEGDKVTVTYADDQLAKLQKSIWMLEAHLA, from the coding sequence ATGAAAACATTTGAAATTTTAAAACATTTGCAAGCGGATGCGATCGTGTTATTTATGAAAGTGCATAACTTCCATTGGAATGTGAAAGGCACCGATTTTTTCAATGTGCATAAAGCCACTGAAGAAATTTATGAAGAGTTTGCGGACATGTTTGATGATCTCGCTGAAAGGATCGCTCAATTAGGACACCACCCCTTAGTCACTTTATCTGAAGCACTCAAACTCACTCGTGTTAAAGAAGAAACTAAAACGAGCTTCCACTCTAAAGACATCTTTAAAGAAATTCTAGGCGATTACAAACACCTAGAAAAAGAATTTAAAGAGCTTTCTAACACCGCTGAAAAAGAAGGCGATAAAGTAACCGTAACTTATGCGGACGATCAATTGGCCAAGTTGCAAAAATCCATTTGGATGCTAGAAGCCCATTTGGCTTAA
- a CDS encoding DUF2018 family protein: MRDYSELEIFEGNPLDKWNDIIFHASRKLSKKELERLLELLALLETFIEKEDLEEKFESFAKALRMDEELQQKIESRKTDIVIQSMANILSGNE, from the coding sequence ATGAGAGATTACAGCGAGCTTGAAATTTTTGAGGGAAACCCCTTAGACAAGTGGAATGACATTATTTTTCATGCGAGCAGAAAGCTTTCTAAAAAAGAGCTAGAAAGGCTTTTAGAGCTTTTGGCTCTTTTGGAAACTTTTATAGAAAAAGAAGACTTGGAAGAAAAGTTTGAATCTTTCGCTAAAGCTTTAAGAATGGATGAAGAGTTGCAGCAAAAAATAGAGAGCAGGAAAACAGACATTGTGATCCAATCCATGGCGAATATTCTTAGCGGGAATGAATGA
- a CDS encoding polyprenyl synthetase family protein, producing the protein MQEKQLQAIQNKIASWIKEIESGFIDALFSKIGPSKMLRSKLMLALLDEKTDAILLDKAFNLCAIVEMIQTASLLHDDVIDKATMRRKLPSINALFGNFNAVMLGDVFYSKAFFELSKMGEAIAQILSNAVLRLSRGEIEDVFVGESFNSDKQKYWRILEDKTAHFMEASLKSMAILLDKNAKMYADFGLNFGMAFQIIDDLLDITQDAKTLGKPNFSDFKEGKTTLPYLLLYEKLNKSEQGLLISYFKQDSHEIIEWTKEKFKQYAIIEETLKIAQVYSKKALEAIKGENNLILEKLAQDVIYRTF; encoded by the coding sequence ATGCAAGAAAAACAACTTCAAGCCATTCAAAACAAAATCGCTTCTTGGATCAAAGAAATAGAAAGCGGCTTTATCGATGCATTGTTTTCTAAGATCGGTCCTTCAAAAATGTTGCGCTCCAAACTCATGCTCGCTTTATTAGACGAAAAAACAGACGCTATTTTATTGGATAAAGCCTTCAATTTGTGCGCGATTGTAGAAATGATACAGACCGCTTCTTTATTGCATGATGATGTGATTGATAAGGCGACCATGCGCCGAAAGCTCCCTAGTATTAACGCTCTTTTTGGGAATTTTAACGCCGTGATGCTTGGGGATGTGTTTTATTCTAAAGCCTTTTTTGAACTCTCTAAAATGGGCGAAGCAATCGCTCAAATCCTCTCTAATGCGGTTTTAAGGCTCTCTAGGGGCGAGATTGAAGACGTGTTTGTGGGGGAAAGTTTTAATAGCGACAAACAAAAATACTGGCGTATTTTAGAAGACAAGACCGCTCATTTCATGGAAGCGAGCTTAAAGAGCATGGCGATTCTTTTGGATAAAAACGCCAAAATGTATGCGGATTTTGGATTAAATTTTGGCATGGCGTTTCAAATCATTGATGATTTGTTAGACATCACTCAAGACGCCAAAACTCTAGGCAAGCCCAATTTTAGCGATTTTAAAGAAGGCAAGACCACTTTACCCTACTTGCTTTTATATGAAAAACTCAATAAGAGCGAGCAAGGGCTTTTAATTTCCTATTTCAAACAAGATAGTCATGAAATCATAGAATGGACTAAGGAAAAATTCAAGCAATATGCTATCATAGAAGAAACCCTTAAGATCGCTCAAGTTTATTCTAAAAAGGCCCTTGAAGCCATTAAAGGGGAAAACAATTTGATTTTAGAAAAACTAGCGCAAGATGTCATTTATAGGACTTTTTAA
- the hemC gene encoding hydroxymethylbilane synthase produces the protein MGKLVIGSRGSELALWQANHIKERLKKECSMESEIQIVKTTGDKILDAPLNKIGGKGLFTKELEELLLKGAIDLAVHSLKDVPVVFEKGLDLACITKRADVRDTFLSVKFPDLMSLPKGAKVGTTSLRRSMQLKLKRQDLDTESLRGNVQTRLKKLECGEFDAIILAEAGLCRLNIQGAKYRKAFSVEEMIPSMGQGALGVEMLKNHKHFATLQKLNDEKSAFCCHLERAFIKGLNGGCQIPIGVHASLMGDRVKIQAVLGLPNGKEVITKEKQGDKTKAFDLVQDLLEEFLQSGAKEILEKAQLF, from the coding sequence GTGGGAAAATTAGTGATTGGCTCTAGGGGGAGCGAATTGGCCTTATGGCAAGCGAATCACATTAAAGAACGCTTGAAAAAAGAATGCTCTATGGAAAGCGAGATTCAAATCGTTAAAACCACAGGCGATAAGATTTTAGACGCGCCTTTAAATAAGATTGGCGGTAAGGGGCTATTCACTAAGGAATTGGAAGAATTGCTTTTAAAAGGCGCAATTGATTTGGCGGTGCATTCTTTAAAAGATGTGCCGGTTGTGTTTGAAAAGGGGTTAGACTTGGCATGCATCACCAAAAGGGCTGATGTGAGGGACACTTTTTTGAGCGTGAAATTCCCTGATTTGATGAGCTTGCCTAAAGGAGCCAAGGTTGGCACGACTTCTTTAAGGCGCTCCATGCAGCTCAAACTGAAACGCCAGGATCTAGACACAGAAAGCTTAAGGGGGAATGTCCAAACCCGTTTGAAAAAGCTTGAATGCGGAGAATTTGACGCTATCATTTTAGCTGAAGCCGGGTTGTGCCGCTTAAACATTCAAGGAGCGAAATACCGCAAGGCTTTTAGCGTAGAAGAAATGATTCCTAGCATGGGTCAGGGGGCTTTAGGGGTAGAAATGCTCAAAAACCACAAGCATTTTGCCACGCTCCAAAAACTTAATGACGAGAAAAGCGCGTTTTGCTGCCATTTAGAAAGGGCGTTTATCAAGGGGCTTAATGGGGGGTGTCAGATCCCTATAGGCGTGCATGCGAGTTTAATGGGCGATAGGGTTAAAATCCAGGCGGTTTTAGGCTTGCCTAACGGGAAAGAAGTCATCACTAAAGAAAAGCAAGGGGATAAAACTAAGGCGTTTGATTTAGTTCAAGATCTTTTAGAAGAATTTTTACAAAGCGGGGCGAAAGAGATTTTAGAAAAGGCGCAGTTGTTTTAA
- a CDS encoding cytochrome c produces the protein MRLLIALGLSLLSLNAKEADFISDFEYGLALYKNPRGVACAKCHGIKGEKQEITFYYEKGEKKILYAPKINHLDFKTFKDALSLGKGMMPKYNLNLEEIQAIYLYITSLGHKEEHKDSPKP, from the coding sequence ATGCGTTTGTTGATTGCGTTAGGTTTGAGTTTGTTAAGCTTGAACGCTAAAGAAGCGGATTTCATCTCTGATTTTGAATACGGGCTGGCTCTTTATAAAAACCCTAGGGGTGTTGCGTGCGCGAAATGCCATGGCATCAAGGGTGAAAAACAAGAAATCACTTTTTATTATGAAAAAGGCGAAAAAAAAATCCTCTACGCCCCTAAAATCAACCATTTGGATTTTAAAACCTTTAAAGACGCCTTGAGTTTAGGCAAAGGCATGATGCCTAAATACAACTTGAATTTAGAAGAAATCCAAGCGATTTACCTTTACATCACCTCTTTAGGGCATAAAGAAGAACATAAGGATTCTCCTAAGCCTTAA
- the hcpE gene encoding Sel1-like repeat protein HcpE yields the protein MNIKILKILVCGLFFWSLNAHLWGKQDNSFLGVAERAYKSGNYSKATSYFKKACNDGVSEGCTQLGIIYENGQGTRIDYKKALEYYKTACQADDREGCFGLGGLYDEGLGTTQNYQEAIDAYAKACVLKHPESCYNLGIIYDRKIKGNADQAVTYYQKSCNFDMAKGCYVLGVAYEKGFLEVKQSNHKAVIYYLKACRLDDGQACRALGSLFENGDAGLDEDFEVAFDYLQKACRLNNSGGCASLGSMYMLGRYVKKDPQEAFNYFKQACDMGSAVSCSRMGFMYSQGDAVPKDLRKALDNYERGCDMGDEVGCFALAGMYYNMKDKENAIMVYDKGCKLGMKQACENLTKLRGY from the coding sequence ATGAATATCAAAATTTTAAAAATATTAGTTTGTGGGTTATTTTTTTGGAGCTTGAATGCCCATTTATGGGGGAAACAAGACAATAGTTTTTTGGGGGTTGCTGAAAGAGCCTATAAAAGCGGGAATTATTCTAAAGCTACATCTTATTTTAAAAAAGCATGCAACGATGGGGTGAGTGAAGGTTGCACGCAATTAGGAATCATTTATGAAAACGGGCAAGGCACTAGAATAGATTATAAAAAAGCCCTAGAATATTATAAAACCGCATGCCAGGCTGATGATAGGGAAGGGTGTTTTGGTTTAGGGGGGCTTTATGATGAGGGGTTAGGCACGACTCAAAATTATCAAGAAGCCATTGACGCTTACGCTAAGGCGTGCGTTTTAAAACACCCTGAGAGTTGCTACAATTTAGGCATTATTTATGACCGAAAAATCAAAGGCAATGCCGATCAAGCGGTTACCTACTACCAAAAAAGCTGTAATTTTGATATGGCTAAGGGGTGTTATGTTTTGGGCGTGGCTTATGAAAAAGGCTTTTTAGAAGTCAAACAAAGCAACCATAAAGCCGTCATCTATTATTTGAAAGCGTGCCGATTGGACGATGGGCAGGCTTGCCGCGCGTTAGGGAGTTTGTTTGAAAACGGCGATGCAGGGCTTGATGAAGATTTTGAAGTGGCGTTTGATTACTTGCAAAAAGCTTGCAGATTAAACAATTCTGGTGGTTGCGCGAGTTTAGGCTCTATGTATATGTTAGGCAGGTATGTCAAAAAAGATCCCCAAGAGGCTTTTAATTATTTCAAACAAGCATGCGATATGGGGAGTGCGGTGAGTTGCTCTAGGATGGGCTTTATGTATTCCCAAGGGGACGCTGTTCCAAAAGACTTGAGGAAAGCCCTTGATAATTATGAAAGGGGTTGCGATATGGGCGATGAAGTGGGTTGCTTCGCTCTAGCGGGCATGTATTACAACATGAAAGATAAAGAAAACGCCATAATGGTTTATGACAAGGGCTGTAAATTAGGCATGAAACAGGCATGCGAAAACCTCACTAAACTCAGGGGGTATTGA
- a CDS encoding glutathionylspermidine synthase preATP-grasp family protein — translation MQVIPLKPLDNKTLEEIGLDWHTNDDMSSYIADEMVVVSQKEADAYYDACNELYDMFVETAEEAIQNDRFFELDIPNALIPMIKQSFEEEVHWHIYGRFDLAGGLDGKPIKLLEFNADTPTMLYETAVIQWALLKANGYDENKQFNNLYEALGENFKRMVTLGEDTSRFEEMYEGWKILFSSVRGNIEEERTMRFLQDAAQSVGFETDFSYIDEVEFNVEEGVFKNGLNYEFLFKLIPWENIAIDEPELALLMQGMMENKNTIFLNPAYTILFQSKRFLKLLWDRYPKHPLLLETSYEPLTNKKQIKKVAFGREGANSEIFEASMQSLLKTDGVYSNHKPIYQEFYELNSYNGLYYQPNVFFAYESCALGFRKGGLILDNFSKFVSHRLQ, via the coding sequence ATGCAAGTGATTCCTTTAAAACCTTTAGACAATAAGACCTTAGAAGAAATCGGCTTAGATTGGCACACTAATGACGACATGTCATCTTATATCGCTGATGAAATGGTGGTTGTTTCTCAAAAAGAAGCGGACGCTTATTATGACGCTTGTAATGAGCTTTATGACATGTTTGTAGAGACGGCTGAAGAGGCCATTCAAAACGATCGCTTTTTTGAATTGGATATTCCTAACGCGCTCATTCCTATGATCAAACAGAGTTTTGAAGAAGAAGTGCATTGGCATATTTACGGGCGTTTTGATTTAGCCGGGGGGCTTGATGGCAAGCCCATTAAATTACTGGAATTTAACGCTGATACCCCCACCATGCTTTATGAAACCGCAGTGATTCAATGGGCGTTACTCAAAGCGAATGGCTATGATGAAAACAAACAATTCAATAACCTTTATGAAGCGCTTGGCGAGAATTTTAAACGCATGGTAACTTTAGGCGAAGACACGAGCCGTTTTGAGGAAATGTATGAGGGGTGGAAAATCCTTTTTTCAAGCGTTAGGGGGAATATTGAAGAAGAGCGCACCATGCGTTTTTTGCAAGACGCTGCTCAGAGCGTGGGGTTTGAAACGGATTTTTCTTACATTGATGAGGTGGAGTTTAATGTAGAAGAGGGCGTGTTTAAAAACGGCTTGAATTATGAGTTTTTATTCAAGTTAATCCCATGGGAAAACATCGCTATTGATGAGCCAGAATTAGCCCTTTTGATGCAAGGCATGATGGAAAATAAAAACACGATTTTTTTAAACCCGGCTTATACGATCCTTTTCCAATCCAAGCGTTTTTTAAAGCTTCTATGGGACAGATACCCCAAACACCCCTTATTGTTAGAAACGAGCTATGAACCTTTAACTAATAAAAAGCAAATCAAAAAAGTGGCTTTTGGTAGGGAAGGGGCGAATAGTGAAATCTTTGAAGCCTCCATGCAATCGCTTTTGAAAACGGACGGCGTTTATTCTAACCACAAACCCATTTATCAAGAATTTTACGAGCTCAATTCGTATAACGGGTTGTATTATCAGCCTAATGTGTTTTTTGCTTATGAATCTTGCGCGTTAGGGTTTAGAAAAGGGGGGTTGATCTTGGATAATTTTTCTAAATTCGTGAGCCACAGGTTGCAATAA
- a CDS encoding DsbA family protein, with protein sequence MILRASVLSALLLVGLGAAPKHSVSANDKRMQDNLVSVIEKQTNKKVRILEIKPLKSSQDLKMVVIEDPDTKYNIPLVVSKDGNLVIGLSNIFFSNKSEDVQLVAETNQKIQALNATQQNSAKLNAIFNEIPADYAIELPSTNAENKDKILYIVSDPMCPHCQKELTKLRDHLKENTVRMVVVGWLGVNSAKKAALIQEEMAKARARGASVEDKISILEKIYSTQYDINAQKEPEDLRTKVENVTKKIFESGVIKGVPFLYHYKA encoded by the coding sequence ATGATATTAAGAGCGAGTGTGTTGAGCGCGTTACTTCTTGTAGGCTTAGGGGCAGCCCCTAAACATTCAGTTTCAGCTAATGACAAACGGATGCAGGATAATTTGGTGAGCGTGATTGAAAAACAAACCAATAAAAAGGTGCGTATTTTAGAAATCAAACCTTTAAAATCCAGCCAGGATTTAAAAATGGTCGTCATTGAAGATCCGGACACTAAATACAATATCCCGCTTGTAGTGAGTAAGGATGGTAATTTAGTCATAGGGCTTAGCAACATATTCTTTAGCAATAAAAGCGAAGATGTGCAATTAGTTGCAGAAACCAATCAAAAAATCCAAGCCCTTAACGCCACCCAGCAAAATAGCGCGAAATTGAACGCTATTTTTAATGAAATACCGGCTGATTATGCGATAGAGTTGCCTTCCACTAACGCTGAAAATAAGGATAAAATCCTTTACATTGTTTCTGATCCCATGTGCCCGCATTGCCAAAAAGAGCTCACTAAACTCAGGGATCACTTGAAAGAAAACACCGTGAGAATGGTTGTAGTGGGGTGGCTTGGGGTCAATTCGGCTAAGAAAGCGGCTTTGATCCAAGAAGAAATGGCGAAAGCTAGGGCTAGGGGAGCGAGCGTGGAAGATAAGATCTCTATTCTTGAAAAGATTTATTCCACCCAATACGATATTAACGCTCAAAAAGAGCCTGAAGATTTACGCACTAAAGTGGAAAATGTTACTAAAAAGATTTTTGAATCTGGCGTGATTAAGGGCGTGCCTTTCTTATACCATTATAAGGCATGA
- the kdsB gene encoding 3-deoxy-manno-octulosonate cytidylyltransferase, with amino-acid sequence MIIIPARLKSSRFENKVLEDIFGLPMVVRCAKNANLVDECVVACDDESIMQTCQKFHIKAVLTSKHHNSGTERCLEAARILGLKNDERVLNLQGDEPFLEKEVILALLEATQNAPFMATCAKVIDEEQAKSPNLVKVVLDNQNNALYFSRSLIPFLRDFDAKRQTPLLGHIGIYGFHNKEILEELCALKPCVLEDTEKLEQLRALYYQKKILVKIVQSESIGIDTKEDLQNALKIFSPNPLKR; translated from the coding sequence ATGATTATCATTCCTGCTAGATTAAAATCCAGTCGTTTTGAGAATAAAGTGCTAGAAGACATTTTTGGCCTGCCTATGGTAGTGCGTTGCGCTAAAAATGCGAATCTAGTAGATGAATGCGTAGTCGCTTGCGATGATGAAAGCATCATGCAAACATGCCAAAAATTCCACATTAAAGCGGTGCTAACCTCCAAACACCACAATAGCGGCACGGAACGCTGTTTGGAAGCGGCGCGAATTTTAGGGTTAAAAAACGATGAAAGGGTTTTAAACTTGCAAGGCGATGAGCCTTTTTTGGAAAAAGAAGTCATTTTAGCCTTATTAGAAGCCACCCAAAACGCCCCTTTCATGGCGACTTGCGCTAAAGTCATTGATGAAGAGCAAGCCAAAAGCCCCAATTTAGTCAAGGTGGTTTTAGACAATCAAAATAACGCCTTGTATTTTTCGCGCTCCCTTATCCCTTTTTTACGAGATTTTGATGCAAAACGCCAAACCCCCCTTTTAGGGCATATCGGTATCTATGGCTTCCACAATAAAGAAATCTTAGAAGAATTATGCGCTTTAAAACCTTGCGTTTTAGAGGATACAGAAAAATTAGAGCAATTAAGGGCTTTGTATTACCAAAAAAAGATTCTAGTGAAAATCGTTCAAAGTGAAAGCATAGGCATTGACACCAAAGAAGATTTGCAAAACGCTTTGAAAATTTTTAGCCCCAATCCCCTTAAGCGGTGA